A genomic segment from Epinephelus fuscoguttatus linkage group LG17, E.fuscoguttatus.final_Chr_v1 encodes:
- the lg17h6orf47 gene encoding uncharacterized protein C6orf47 homolog — protein sequence MTAVVGRAWGWVLGSWNSRAVSEKTTVVKAKGQEHGFRGEGLGGWTSWIWGGWRCQSDQSSPVEEYWEAQERLQPMEIEDLGAGRQETDASSEQVSRWWNKYLPTSYFSWPRKTETIGLRRRKCDVQSRDARDCDIDGDFSDYGTPPPSPTPPSSQLTSPFRLFAHSWKVEILPEHYEICFNFLRHLFDLFVVGFLWTVSPPAKLILEVLGVQGALRLWFHGMAMFFVSTVGMAGLLWLIQEYLPQFALIYGIIQALVISVSVRQSVILSIEEEKEENDEGGKETEKMEDCREHKEKVMSINNKVKTS from the coding sequence ATGACAGCTGTGGTAGGCAGAGCATGGGGGTGGGTATTGGGCTCATGGAACAGCAGAGCGGTGTCAGAGAAGACCACAGTGGTGAAAGCCAAGGGCCAGGAGCATGGCTTCAGAGGAGAGGGCCTCGGGGGGTGGACTTCTTGGATCTGGGGAGGGTGGAGATGTCAAAGTGACCAAAGTAGTCCAGTAGAGGAGTACTGGGAGGCGCAGGAGAGGCTTCAGCCCATGGAAATTGAAGATCTTGGTGCAGGGAGACAGGAGACAGATGCAAGTTCAGAACAAGTATCTAGATGGTGGAATAAGTATCTCCCAACTTCTTATTTTTCGTGgccaagaaaaacagaaacaattgGATTAAGACGAAGGAAATGTGATGTTCAAAGTAGAGATGCACGGGACTGTGATATTGATGGAGACTTTTCTGACTATGGAacacctcctccttctcctaCACCTCCTTCCTCTCAGCTGACATCTCCTTTTCGACTCTTTGCGCACAGCTGGAAGGTGGAAATCCTACCAGAGCACTACGAGATTTGTTTTAACTTCCTCCGCCACTTGTTTGATCTGTTCGTGGTTGGCTTCCTGTGGACCGTGTCCCCCCCTGCCAAGCTGATCCTGGAGGTGTTGGGGGTCCAGGGAGCACTGAGGCTGTGGTTTCATGGTATGGCCATGTTTTTTGTCTCCACAGTTGGAATGGCTGGATTACTCTGGTTGATCCAGGAGTATCTCCCTCAGTTTGCTTTGATCTATGGCATCATCCAGGCATTGGTGATCTCTGTCAGTGTTCGACAGAGTGTGATCCTCAgcatagaagaagaaaaagaagaaaatgatgAGGGGGGCAAGGAGACCGAAAAAATGGAAGACTGCAGGGAACATAAAGAAAAGGTTATGTCTATAAACAACAAGGTGAAGACAAGTTAA